In one Pseudomonas sp. Bout1 genomic region, the following are encoded:
- a CDS encoding DUF6231 family protein: MTAGISSRTPQQALAALLELHAPKRLLLLGASQFPALDAFKQAHADTRVSFAEPGPLPADLAAQRFDLALVVDCLEHLSKPAGLTLLGGIRNLNASRIAVLVDLDACAWKDTDFFSLALQASERFQRDDQVLTLFTYDLLDYKQVPDWLNARFWANPQNFGKYWW; this comes from the coding sequence ATGACTGCCGGTATTTCTTCCCGTACACCCCAGCAAGCGCTTGCCGCGTTGCTTGAGCTACACGCGCCCAAACGCCTGCTGTTATTGGGTGCCAGCCAGTTCCCGGCGCTGGATGCGTTCAAGCAAGCACATGCGGATACACGGGTGTCTTTCGCCGAGCCCGGCCCCTTGCCCGCCGACCTCGCGGCCCAGCGTTTTGACCTGGCGCTGGTCGTCGACTGCCTGGAACACCTGTCAAAACCTGCGGGCCTGACCCTGCTGGGGGGCATTCGCAACCTGAATGCCAGCCGCATTGCGGTGCTGGTAGACCTGGACGCCTGCGCCTGGAAAGACACCGACTTTTTCTCCCTGGCCCTGCAAGCCAGCGAACGTTTCCAGCGCGACGATCAGGTTTTGACGCTGTTTACCTACGATCTGCTTGACTATAAACAGGTGCCGGATTGGCTGAACGCCCGCTTTTGGGCCAACCCGCAAAACTTTGGAAAGTATTGGTGGTAA
- a CDS encoding YchJ family protein gives MSTSICPCGSGNLLDACCGHYHAGHPAPCAEALMRSRYSAYVLGLVDYLVATTLPAQQPGLDTAAIGAWSTQSTWLGLAVESSEVFGGQPEHAFVTFTARWHDSTGEHSHRERSSFVQNNEHWYFIDPTVAVKVERNDACLCGSGQKFKKCCSGYL, from the coding sequence ATGAGTACATCCATTTGCCCCTGCGGCAGCGGCAACCTGCTGGATGCCTGCTGCGGCCATTATCACGCCGGCCACCCCGCGCCCTGCGCCGAAGCGTTGATGCGCTCGCGCTACAGCGCCTATGTGCTGGGCCTGGTGGACTACCTGGTGGCAACCACCTTGCCAGCGCAACAACCCGGGCTGGACACCGCTGCCATTGGTGCCTGGAGCACCCAAAGCACCTGGCTGGGCCTGGCCGTGGAAAGCTCCGAGGTGTTCGGTGGCCAGCCGGAACATGCCTTCGTGACCTTTACCGCCCGCTGGCATGACAGCACAGGCGAACACAGCCACCGCGAGCGCTCCTCATTCGTGCAGAACAACGAACACTGGTACTTCATCGACCCGACCGTGGCCGTGAAAGTCGAGCGAAATGACGCGTGCCTGTGTGGCAGCGGGCAGAAATTCAAGAAGTGCTGTTCTGGCTACCTCTGA
- a CDS encoding collagen-like protein, translating to MRKVFLLALLVSPIALAQSVSVETNSLMRLPNSSGVLQLERLEVADYGTLLIPANITQVTVDELHLGREARIAIVPGSTALQLQVRQAQLEHGSQITSRGAPGTHERPAKAGRDLVLRINSLTADELSVDARGGAGAQGYAGLDGANGEDPGCTWGSAGRGANGDNGGDGLPGAAGAQVRVELPQDFPGEKIKVWVDGGAGGLAGTAGKPGKGGQSKGCVVYRADGGEKGRAGLEGQAGPAGPAGAVTVQRL from the coding sequence ATGCGTAAGGTTTTTCTGTTGGCCTTGCTGGTCAGCCCCATTGCCCTGGCCCAAAGCGTCAGCGTCGAGACCAATTCGTTGATGCGCCTGCCCAACAGCAGCGGCGTCTTGCAGCTGGAGCGGCTGGAGGTGGCGGACTACGGCACTTTGCTGATTCCCGCCAATATCACCCAGGTGACGGTGGATGAATTGCACTTGGGTCGCGAAGCGCGTATCGCCATCGTGCCCGGCAGTACCGCCCTGCAATTGCAGGTGCGCCAGGCGCAACTGGAGCATGGCAGCCAGATCACTTCGCGCGGCGCGCCAGGTACCCATGAACGCCCGGCCAAGGCGGGGCGTGACCTGGTCTTGCGGATCAATTCGCTGACGGCCGATGAGCTGTCGGTGGATGCCCGCGGCGGTGCGGGTGCCCAGGGTTATGCCGGGTTGGATGGCGCCAACGGTGAAGACCCGGGTTGCACCTGGGGTTCGGCCGGGCGCGGTGCCAATGGCGACAACGGCGGCGACGGGTTGCCGGGCGCGGCGGGCGCGCAGGTTCGGGTAGAGTTGCCGCAGGACTTCCCGGGCGAAAAGATCAAGGTCTGGGTGGACGGCGGTGCCGGTGGTTTGGCGGGTACGGCGGGCAAGCCGGGTAAAGGCGGGCAGTCCAAGGGATGTGTGGTGTACCGCGCCGATGGCGGCGAGAAAGGCCGCGCCGGGCTGGAAGGGCAGGCGGGCCCAGCAGGGCCAGCGGGTGCGGTGACCGTCCAAAGGCTATAA
- a CDS encoding DUF1145 domain-containing protein — protein sequence MKVFWGLGKLLTLLFWVLVVVNLFTPLINPFHLLVSLAGSLLLLTHILELLLFNGSVKNRAHPWRDRLQILLVGMFHVQSFSAPAPTNDVTKEANHA from the coding sequence ATGAAGGTGTTTTGGGGGCTGGGGAAGTTATTGACGTTGCTGTTCTGGGTATTGGTGGTGGTCAATCTGTTCACACCGCTGATCAACCCGTTTCACCTGTTGGTCAGTCTGGCCGGCAGCCTATTGTTGTTGACCCATATTCTGGAACTGCTGTTGTTCAATGGCAGTGTGAAAAACCGTGCCCACCCCTGGCGTGACCGCTTGCAGATCCTGCTGGTGGGTATGTTCCATGTGCAGAGCTTTTCGGCGCCGGCACCGACTAATGATGTAACCAAGGAGGCCAATCATGCGTAA
- a CDS encoding OmpA family protein, with the protein MSIMRTALPLVLLTGVLTGCAGLQKTDWPTCAAVGGVTGAAIGATQSSSYAGYGALLIGGMAGAYCWVHGDGDEDGDGVPDSRDKCPGTPKGVQVDANGCPPVPVAVVQEEVVVVKEETIVIRDVHFEFDSAKLTAADKSKLDIIATRLKKEAPSAQLRVSGHTDSVGKDAYNQKLSERRAHSVTDYLVSSGIPRSSFVSVTGAGESHPVADNKTADGRALNRRVEIQINR; encoded by the coding sequence ATGAGCATCATGCGGACAGCTCTACCCTTGGTTCTGCTAACCGGAGTATTGACAGGTTGCGCAGGCTTGCAAAAAACCGACTGGCCCACCTGCGCCGCGGTCGGCGGTGTGACCGGCGCGGCCATCGGCGCGACCCAAAGCTCTTCCTATGCGGGCTATGGTGCGCTGCTGATCGGCGGCATGGCCGGTGCGTATTGCTGGGTGCATGGCGACGGTGATGAAGATGGTGACGGCGTGCCAGACAGTCGCGACAAGTGCCCGGGTACGCCAAAAGGCGTGCAGGTGGATGCCAATGGCTGCCCACCCGTCCCGGTAGCAGTGGTTCAAGAAGAAGTGGTGGTGGTCAAGGAAGAGACCATCGTGATTCGTGACGTGCACTTCGAGTTCGACTCCGCCAAGCTGACGGCCGCCGACAAATCCAAACTCGACATCATCGCTACCCGCCTGAAAAAAGAGGCCCCGAGTGCGCAACTGCGCGTCAGCGGCCATACCGACAGCGTTGGTAAAGACGCCTACAACCAGAAACTCTCTGAACGACGCGCTCATTCGGTTACCGACTACCTGGTCAGTTCCGGAATCCCGCGCAGCAGTTTTGTCTCCGTGACCGGCGCCGGTGAAAGCCATCCGGTAGCCGATAACAAAACCGCTGACGGCCGCGCGCTAAACCGCCGCGTGGAAATCCAGATCAACCGCTGA
- a CDS encoding ATP-binding protein: protein MKLLPRSLFGRLVLILVSGMLAAQALTSSIWYDMRHGQVLEIPSRLIATRLADVVRLVHSDPAQADVLIKLLDTPRFHLTLSDQASDVPSSISDSDRATERLLNKVLSQKTGYTQNLHLLSLKLLDAEGQHAGLSTLLGSRPVVGQFLIDLRLPDGRWLQVQATEEQGWTSTSPMDLLFDYVMRIYLLRVLVLVIIALVAVRLAIRPLNALAKAAEALGRDIQRPPLSVDGPTEVRRAAQAFNAMQQRLIANIAERTRFLAAVSHDLRSPITRLRLRTEMLEDNRTKERFRSDLEEMEHMVSSTLDFVSSGEINEKRQNIDINALLQSLQADLQDVGETVTIEGRAKQPLPGYARSLKRCVQNLLENAVRYGREVVVRVEDKADSLKIVISDRGPGIPQEQLDQVMEPFYRVEGSRNVETGGYGLGLSIAHTIASAHDGRLSLSNREGGGLEVMLQFQRKTLG from the coding sequence GTGAAACTGCTGCCACGTTCGTTGTTTGGCCGGTTGGTGCTGATTTTGGTCAGCGGCATGCTCGCGGCCCAGGCCCTGACCAGCAGCATCTGGTACGACATGCGCCACGGCCAGGTGCTGGAAATTCCCAGCCGGCTGATCGCCACGCGGCTGGCGGACGTGGTGCGGCTGGTGCACAGCGATCCGGCGCAGGCTGATGTGTTGATCAAGCTGCTTGATACGCCGCGCTTTCATCTGACGCTCAGTGACCAGGCCAGTGATGTGCCGAGCAGCATCAGCGACAGCGACCGAGCCACCGAGCGTCTGCTGAATAAAGTGCTGTCGCAAAAAACTGGCTACACGCAGAACCTGCATCTGTTGAGTCTCAAGTTGCTGGATGCCGAGGGCCAGCACGCCGGGCTGTCGACCTTGCTCGGCTCCAGGCCGGTGGTGGGGCAGTTCCTGATTGACCTGCGTTTGCCGGACGGGCGCTGGTTGCAGGTACAGGCCACCGAGGAACAGGGCTGGACCAGCACCTCGCCGATGGACCTGCTGTTCGACTACGTGATGCGTATTTATCTGCTGCGGGTGTTGGTGTTGGTGATCATTGCTTTGGTGGCGGTGCGCCTGGCCATTCGCCCGCTCAACGCCCTGGCCAAGGCGGCCGAAGCGTTGGGCCGGGATATTCAACGGCCACCGCTTTCAGTTGATGGGCCCACCGAAGTACGCCGCGCCGCCCAGGCATTCAACGCCATGCAACAGCGGCTGATCGCCAACATCGCTGAACGCACGCGTTTCCTTGCGGCGGTGTCCCACGACCTGCGTTCACCCATCACACGCCTGCGGTTACGTACGGAAATGCTCGAAGACAACCGCACCAAGGAGCGCTTTCGCAGCGATCTGGAAGAAATGGAACACATGGTTTCCAGCACCCTGGATTTTGTCAGCAGCGGCGAAATCAACGAAAAGCGCCAGAACATCGACATCAACGCCTTGCTGCAAAGCTTGCAGGCGGATCTGCAGGATGTGGGTGAAACCGTCACGATAGAAGGGCGGGCCAAACAGCCGTTGCCGGGGTATGCCCGCAGTCTCAAGCGTTGCGTGCAGAACCTGCTGGAGAACGCGGTGCGTTATGGCCGCGAGGTGGTGGTGCGGGTGGAGGACAAGGCGGACAGCTTGAAAATTGTCATCAGCGACCGTGGGCCGGGGATTCCCCAGGAACAGCTGGACCAGGTGATGGAGCCGTTTTACCGGGTGGAAGGCTCGCGCAATGTGGAAACCGGAGGGTACGGGCTGGGGTTGAGCATCGCGCATACGATTGCCAGTGCCCATGACGGGCGTTTGAGCTTGAGCAATCGCGAAGGTGGAGGATTGGAGGTGATGTTGCAGTTTCAGCGCAAAACTCTAGGTTGA
- a CDS encoding CopD family protein, with protein MTVFSLAYTLHVLAALIWVGGMFFAWMILRPAAMAALDGPARLKLWVNVFQRFFVWVWVAVLVLPISGVGLLQLRFSGFETAPRYVQVMMGLYVVMTALFIRIQALKLPELRTAVAAEDWPAGAAALGQIRKLVGINLIVGLVLVAIAAARPMF; from the coding sequence ATGACCGTGTTTAGCCTTGCTTATACCCTGCATGTACTGGCGGCCCTGATCTGGGTCGGCGGTATGTTTTTCGCCTGGATGATCCTGCGCCCCGCCGCCATGGCTGCGCTTGACGGGCCTGCCCGGCTTAAACTCTGGGTAAATGTGTTTCAACGTTTTTTCGTGTGGGTTTGGGTCGCGGTGCTGGTTTTGCCGATCAGCGGTGTTGGCCTGCTGCAACTGCGTTTCAGCGGGTTTGAGACTGCGCCGCGTTATGTGCAGGTCATGATGGGCTTGTATGTGGTGATGACGGCGCTGTTTATCCGGATTCAGGCACTGAAGTTGCCGGAGCTGCGCACGGCGGTGGCGGCTGAGGATTGGCCGGCCGGGGCTGCGGCGTTGGGGCAGATTCGTAAATTGGTGGGGATTAACTTGATTGTGGGGTTGGTGCTGGTGGCGATTGCTGCGGCTCGGCCGATGTTCTGA
- a CDS encoding LEA type 2 family protein, giving the protein MVSQARVFRTYSLLLALMLGLSGCASWFADDTPAPEVRLVKVDPVRVKLLEQKFKLYFRVDNRDDSDLTVRGLVYKVSLGPLLLTEGESNEWLTVPPHSHAFFRVSVRTNLWPQIRDVVDMLKNRRAPVPYRLEGELKTGLFIGNDVQVMRNGEIIPGDFIPERHR; this is encoded by the coding sequence ATGGTTTCTCAGGCGCGGGTATTCAGGACTTACAGCCTTCTGCTGGCATTGATGCTGGGCCTCTCCGGCTGCGCGTCGTGGTTCGCCGACGATACGCCCGCCCCCGAGGTTCGGCTGGTGAAGGTCGACCCGGTGCGGGTCAAATTGCTGGAGCAGAAGTTCAAGCTGTATTTTCGCGTGGACAACCGCGACGACAGCGACTTGACCGTGCGCGGCCTGGTTTACAAGGTCAGCCTGGGGCCGCTGCTGCTGACCGAGGGCGAGTCCAACGAATGGCTGACCGTGCCGCCCCACAGCCACGCGTTCTTCCGGGTATCGGTACGCACTAACCTGTGGCCGCAAATCCGCGATGTGGTCGATATGCTGAAAAATCGGCGCGCGCCCGTGCCCTACCGCCTTGAAGGCGAGTTGAAAACCGGTTTATTTATCGGGAACGACGTGCAGGTGATGCGCAATGGCGAGATAATCCCCGGCGATTTTATTCCGGAGCGACATCGATGA
- a CDS encoding SEC-C metal-binding domain-containing protein — translation MTQQPHVHGPDCNHDHDQHDHDHGHVHGPNCGHAHQEPVRNTLKDVGRNDPCPCGSEKKFKKCHGA, via the coding sequence ATGACTCAGCAACCCCATGTCCATGGTCCTGACTGCAACCACGATCACGATCAGCATGATCACGACCATGGCCATGTCCACGGCCCGAACTGCGGCCACGCTCACCAGGAGCCGGTGCGCAACACCCTGAAGGACGTAGGTCGTAACGACCCTTGCCCGTGCGGCAGCGAGAAGAAATTCAAGAAGTGCCACGGGGCTTGA